aaaattggtcaattCGATAATGGCTTAGGATTGCGCCATGTGTACATAAAGAGTGTGCCGTTAGTGGGAGGGGTAAATGTGCACCGATTATTGAACGGCAATGGTATATACAGTCtcaaagtataacgaagggtatatatatacaatttttgaaagttcggggatatatttgtcctttttccctacaTATAATATACACTTCACAAATACTTTGCGGATAACTAATCTCCTATACAGTTGATCAATACAATTTACATACAGTTTGAAAACACATACTTTGAATATAGTTAGCCTCAAAATCGAGTGAAAGATcagatgaaaaataaataatgtgctACTTATTTTCAGTAATAATATCCAAACAAACATTTAAATTTGGTCTCGATTGATAAGTACATAGTCCAATTTTGAATATGCATATCTAGACATCTCAACTTATCTCTATTGTATCACATGAATATTCCAACTTACAAATTGATCATCTACACACCTTTCAAATTTATGTGTCATATTAGCGCAAAGGTATCTATGAGATCAAATTAAAGTATTTACTTAtcaattaaaatcaattttaaaaatttaaatgtaaACTTCAAAATTAAAGTACTTACTCATtaaccaaattcaaatttaaatatctatttatatattactataatttTTATGTGTTCAACTTGTATAGTGTATTCTATatcaagacaaaagaaaaaaatatacttatgtCTTATATGATTGTttatttaaataacaaaaagaaaaaggtgaaAATGAGCAAAACTGCAAAGCCTCCATTTTCGTATAAGCAAGCGTGGACTTTCTAGTTTCTACTAAAAGTTTGTTCAGATCCTATCCTATACACACACCTTTCtgtttaatttttccttttttttccaaattgaaGAGTAAACTCCAATCATCAAATCTGTTCACAAACACCCACTTTTTCCaacaaaaatcaagtttttttgataatttacaGAGAATTACAAGGaagaaatgataaattaattttctacataatatttgtataagaaagaaaaaaaaataaaatacccaGAAATTATGGCCGAAAATGAAGgatcatcatcttcttcaacgTCAAGAGGTCAATTACTCCGTCCAACTATTACTTTACCGCCGAGAAGTTCTATTGAGAGTCTATTTTCAGGCGGGTCAAGTGGTATTAGCCCGGGTCCGATGACCCTTGTATCCAGTTTCTTCTCCGATAACGATCCAGATTCTGAGTGTCGTTCATTTTCACAGCTTCTCGCCGGTGCAATGACACCTCCGGCGGGTTTTACCGGTGGTAGACCAGGTTTCCCGCCACTTCCGCCACCATCTACGGCGGCGATAACTCAGTCACCGACTACGTTTACTGTGCCGCCTGGATTGAATCCAACTAGTTTGTTTGATGGGTTCTTCTCACCTGGTCAGGTACTTGATTAAAGTTCATAACTTTATTTTCCGATTTGTAGATAATTGATTCAACCTTAAGGTTTTTAGCATGAACACAATACAGTTTTTGAATTTGGATTCATAATTTTAGTGTTTTGTGACAATATGTCAATCTTGGATGATTGGTAGATTTATGTGACGTGCGCACGAGTTGACCTGAACAACGATATCATTAAAGAATCGATTTTTGGGTTTGCAAGTGTTAGATTAGTTTTGAGGTATTTTgggatagagaggttgtttccgattgACGGGCacaaaagaaaggaaaacaaaacaTGTTAAGTAGCCAAGATGGAATGGAATCCAATAATTGTTACCATAATTagtaactattttttttggctTTAATTGCTGAATTTTTATGTAGATACTAATTAAGTTGTTTTAGCATTAATGGTTGATTTTAATAGTTTGTTAGTATAGCAACAGTCATGACGGGAGGATGATCAGATTGGTGTGTGCCTTATTTTCCCTGGAAGAATCTACTGTAAGTGGCAATGATTTTTAAGGCACTGTAGTGGCATACTGGATCTGGGAAAAGGAATTATTTCCTAAAAACTTTGAACTTTACTGCCAAAAGTGCATTTCCTTTATATCTGGAGTGTGCCTTTTGATGTTCCTTGAATAAGGTATCTGACTCACATGAGAGACATTATACTAGTAAGTAGTACGAAATATCAGAGTACTGATCTTCGTTTTCAGTTCATTTAATTGAAGCATATCCTCGTCCAGcctctttcttttgtttattttaccTCGTGATTTAATCATCTGAGTTACATGCCCACCCCATCTCCACTGTATCTATTCCCAGGTGGtcctaaaaatgaaagaacCTTTTCTCTCTCCAACCATTTCGGTGTAGGAAAGAAGGGGAACCACGACAAGTTTTCATACACCTAGGCCTAGTTTCATCAATGAATCATTCTAGAATGAGTTTAGGGAGACTAGTCTAATCTTATTCTACCTTAGAAAATCTGTGCCACTGTCACATATAGACCCAAAGTAGGCAATAAAAATGAACTCTTCTCTTTGCGATCGAATTAGATCACTTTATGTTTTAAAGACAGGGATTGACCACTTCCACTTAGTATATATCTGCCTTTCCCGGGGGACAAGTTAAAGTCTCTATATGTACAGATCCTTCCTCATCTCCTCTATGACTGCTTATCaaatagggaaaaaaaagaTCGAGGGCTATAGTTGAAATTATAGCATTTCTTGAAGGaagcaaaaaaaggaaaactagAAGTGTCAGGAACACTGTACTAACCTTCTTTGATTCATTAAGTTGTCCACTTGAATACCAGCTCAAGATGGCAATGTATGAGTAGAGCAGGTCCATCCCATTTTCCCTCTCAACTAATTGTCCCACAAGATTCACTTAAAAGAACTATTTTCAGTCCCATCTAGTGCCAAACATATTACCCTGGGAAGTAGTTGGGAGAAAGGAATTCGTGGCCTCACATGAACTGATACAGAGAAAAGACAACAGAAACTACTCGACATAATgtcttatgttttgttgttagtgAATATACAGGCATTTGGTTTTTAAATGCAAATGCATGAATAAGGTGGACTTTTCTGTGGGTCCTCATCATCTAAATCAATTTTGAAGGAACAATATCTCTATTTGGAGTTGTTATTATTACATTGTTATCTGCACCCATCTAGTAAGTAGAAATATGGAGAAAGGGAACATCTTTCTAGTGGGCCTTGTATTATCcttctcttttaaaaaataatctcaacgTTGTATTCTTCTAGAATAAAACCCCAGttatgaaataaaacaaaaggcaGACAGTAAGATTTTGAACTTTAAATAAGCAGGTTTTGTTTGTAGTAACATAATTGAGTTTCAGTAACTAACACTGCTCTGCAATTAGAGATCTCTTGGTGATGGTAAATGTTCTTTATTTGGCATTGTGGTGTTAATTTGTTGGAATAAAGTTACACGGGAAGAAAGTTTCTGTTTCCAGTAGTTCAGATGAAAGGAGGAGGTTGGCATTCAAGACAATTCTTGTTGTTGCAAATTGGAAGCTTATGTCCATGGCAAAGACAATTTCCGGTGCTACGGGCTTTTCCAGTCCTGTGTAATGAAAATTGTACTTGGGATGTCActattcttcatttatttctattacttGTTGCATAGGTGAATGGATTGCCAATCCTTTGACGTATGCCATTGTCAAGACCTATTCTGATGTCTGTGTCAAGGTTTAGAAGTGTTTTAACGGAATTCCCTCTATAATCTACTAGAGAGAATGATCTTTCAAAGGAGAACTACGTCATGCTAATTAACAATTACTGAAGCTTGCCATTTtgcttcttccttgagttataGCGACAATATGATTGAAGTATAGGTGATGTTTGATAACTTACGAAACAGCCCTTGGAGGTTTGAGATAAAACATGTTGTTGCGACTCTGAATCTTCTAAGGATTCTTTGAGACTTGACTACTGGACTAATTGGGAAAAACATGTTTCTCCAGATAGATTAACATGTACAGTAGTTGTTTTCCTCTCCGCTATCCTTGACACTGCACTAGCAACTAAACTATGAGCAGAACGCTCTATTAATTAGTTTCTGCTACATGTGAAATGATAttgttattagtttaatttgaatttgctTGTCCAAAGTTAGTTATGTATCTTCATTTGACAGGGTCCTTTTGGAATGTCACATCAGCAAGTGCTTGCTCAACTTACATCTCAGGCCTCCCAGGCTCAGTCTCAAATGCACATTCAGCCTAACTATCCATCTTCTGCAACGGCAGCTGCACCATCAATGTCACAGTTCCAGTCCTTACCAACAAATGCAGCAGCAAACCGACAGATACCTCCCACTTTGGATCCTAACATCGTGAAAGAGTCATCAGATGTTTCCCTATCTGATCAGAGGTCAGAACCTGCTTCCTTCGCTGTTGACAAACCTGCTGATGATGGCTACAACTGGCGAAAGTATGGGCAGAAGCAGGTCAAGGGAAGTGAATATCCTCGTAGCTATTACAAGTGTACAAATCCAAATTGTCCAGTCAAGAAGAAGGTTGAGCGCTCCCTAGATGGCCAGGTGACTGAGATTATATATAAGGGCCAACACAACCATCAGCCACCTCAAGCTAGTAAGCGTTCAAAAGAAAGTGGAAATCCAAATGGTAACTATAATCTGCAGGGGCCCTATGAGCTCAGCTCAGAGGGTCTGACAGGAAATTTTAACAAACCCAAGGAGGGCGAACCTTCCTACTCGTTAAGAATGAAGGATCAAGAATCCAGCCAAGCAAATGATCAGACCTCTGGCTCAAGTGACAGTGAGGAAGTGGGTAATGCAGAGACTAGAGTGGACGGAAGGGACATTGACGAACGGGAATCAAAGCGGAGGTACTTCCCTAATCCCTTCATTCTTAGCACTATTTTAGTGATTGTTTTGGCTTCCGTGTCTATTTTTACAGAGATTCTTCTTTTAACATATCTGTACATTGCAGGGCTGTAGAAGTACAAAGTACAGAGGCAGCTTGTTCTCACCGGACTGTTGCAGAACCTAGGATCATTGTTCAAACAACTAGTGAAGTTGATCTATTGGACGATGGTTATAGGTGGCGAAAGTATGGCCAGAAGGTTGTTAAAGGAAACCCTTATCCAAGGTAAAATGTTCGGCTTATTTTACTTCCTTATTGTCAATGAACAACTCTGTGATATGAATCACCTATCCATTTGGTGTGTTCAGCTTGTTTGAAGAGGGGAATTTGATGAATTCCCATGATAacaagaaatcaaaattaatcgTTCGATATCTGCTCGTTCTCTACCTTTCAATTCCCAATGAACAACATGACCTTGACCTATCATTTGTCCAATTTGGTTATTTTATACTTAACtttattcttttatcttttatgtTTCCACTGATACCTAATCAATCTCGAACCTAAATGACTTTTTAGGtccaatttcatcaattttgtTGATAAAGTGAACCttcaatataaattttagtTGTAGAGCCTTCGTGTTTACATTCGCCTTCCTATTTATGTTACTAGAGTATGTTTTTACAATAACCTTGGGAACTTTTGACTTCCATTGCAATTAACCACTGGTGTCATATATCTTGGTTGCTGCGACCGTCATTTagaattttttgtttcaaaGGAAGTGCTGCGGTATCCCTTTGCCTCTGTATGCCAGTATCGAATTAGCTAATCAGTGTCCATATAACTCAACAAGTGCATAGCCAGCTGCCTTGTTATTTTGCTTGCCATGATTTTTACATGCCTTGTTATTTTCCACAGAAGCTATTACAAATGTACCAGCCAGGGATGTAATGTAAGAAAGCATGTTGAACGGGCTGCAAGTGACCCTAAAGCAGTCATAACAACATATGAAGGTAAACATAATCATGATGTGCCTGCAGCCAGGAATAGTAGCCACAATACAGCCAATAATTCTATGTCACAATTGAGGCCACACAACCCTGTAGTTGATAAACCAGCTGCAATGCGAAGAGCGGACTTTCAGAGAAATGAACAACAACCTATAGCGCTTCTACGCTTCAAAGAAGAACAAAGTACATGATTTATCAAATCTTCATTCCAGCAAGGTAATCAACATGGCAGCCAGTAGATGGCTGTAATTTATTACTGAATGGTTCTAGTTCTCGTGTTTGCAATGTTGATGATGGTCTCTCCCAACAATCATGAAACGAAAATGGTACAGAAGTTGCGTTGACACGAAATAATAGGTCAGGAAGGAGTGGTTTGAATATAAAATTGTTTGTAAATGTTCTCAAAAGGGGCATAGAGTTGTTAGCTATGGTATTTCTATATGCATTCTTTCTGTAAATGTTTCTATATTCCCACATGTTTTGGTATTTTATCTTGTAATCGTTTTATAATTAGGCCTTTCATCTGAATCTGAATGATGTTGCATTAAGTTTTTGGACAATCTTCTTTCtgttatgaatttatgattcttaatattttatttagtagGGTTGAATCTGCTCCAAGTCTAAATGAGTTGGTAAAATGTTAGTATGTGTGcctttttgttttcctttttatcaatttttttatctaGATTTTAACTAGTTGTTTCTAAGGTCATTTAGTTGTTTTGGAAGGACTTATAACTGATTAATTAACTTCATAACACGTGATTATTTTTCATGGATGGGATCGAAAAGTGGCCAATAAACGTTATTTCTATTGAGGATCATTTGAGATAATCAAGAGGGGACTTTCCTTTAAAGTTGATGTGACCTTATTATTATATCTTGGAGAAAATTCAACTTCCACTTTTTGTCATATTTCATTGAAAAAGTTCTAAACTATTTTGACATTTTGTCAATCttgatacaaataaaaattgatgtaATTGTTACATTTCAGAATTTAGTCTTTTTTCTTGttgcaaaaatatttacaaCTATTGTGGCCTAGCTCTCTCAATTATTTTCAATAGGAATAATAAGTTGAGGTATCTGGCCACAATTcacaaaatcaattttgttcAATTGAACGCAGCACAAAACTCTCTCTGGCAACTCCTCTTGCTTCTGTGCCTGCATTACAATCCAAATATATCTCAGATCAAGAACAAAATCAAGGTAAAACTTATGTCCTTTTTTTTAGATAATGGTAAAAACACATGTGAATTATCACTTTTTCATGAGTTTCACTCCCTGACTATCAACAGTTCCCTTTTTTCTCCACCTGAACTTCTGATAACTATACCTGAATTGTCAATCCAAGATCAAGAATTCCATGTTTCAACCGTTCTCGGAATGCATCAAATCCTTTCCTGGAGATGTAACTGAAACGATGAACATCCAAGTCTATTTCGAAGTAGCTGTCTCCCTGCACAAGAATCATCTGTGAGATTAAAAAAGAAGTTTCAAATATATCAGGTACTAAGtagtatgaaaattttatcaaaagtgtactccctttgtcccataTTAGTTGTCATATTTTGATTCTCGAAAAtcaattcttttaaaatgtGTAGTTTAACACCGGAAAAGTGAAACATGACAAGTATTTTGAGAACGGAGGAAGTATTAACGATCAAATCAGCTATGAGATCTCAAAGGAGGACTGATTTCAGAATTAACAACACATTACCTCGTAGAACGCATGTTGAGGACGCGAAAGCACTGGTTTTTCATTATATGCATGTAAAAGCTTTTTCTCTGCGGGATTTAAATGAAGGTCTTCAGGATTGGCTAAACCAACCATAACTTTGAGTCTTTCTCTGAAAGGAACTGTTGATTCCTTTGCAAATCCCTTTACGATTTCCATTTCATCCTTCACAAATCTCTGCGATAAGAACAAGTAGAAACGGATCAATACAGAAAGTAGtattcaagaaaatgaaaacagGAAGAACAGGTCTATTACCTTTATACTGTCTTGAAATTGTGGAGAAActtctctttcaaaattttctgaTACTTTGAAATATAGTACAAGGCTCATTCCCTCTCCATCGTTTTCCCCAAGGAACATCGAAGTAGGGTAACTAGGCAGCTGCGATAACAAAATCAACAATGGAGCACTTAAGTTCATGCACTTAATCACAACTAACAGAATAAATGTATCATTCTGTCAAGAAAATGTCAAGTCTTATTTATGGACCTGTATATTGACGACAAGCAATGATGGAACGTTTTCATGTGGCTCTACAAAGGGAAGTTCAAGATACCGTGCTATGTGAGATATCTTCCGCGGAGaaacaaataaatcaacacCAATAGGTACATAAGGGCAACAATTCGCGGCAGGAAATTTCCTTTTATCCCTGCATTTGAGAAATATAAAAAGTCTTATAAGCTTGAATGCAGAGCAAAACAAGAAACACTTGCAAATCTTATTGTACACAATGTAGATAAGGCGAATATATAACATAACCATAGTAACATGCCTGAAGTAATTCATTCCACGAAGCTTAAATATGGAAGGAGAAACCGGACTCCAACATCCTTGAGTCAATTTCACATCACTAGAATGTGGAATAAGACATCCTGCTTTTGGATGATACAATAATCTTCTTGAAGGACCTGTATTTTTATAAAGTCGTTTAGATTATGAAAGTATACTATAGCATTTTCAGTTTAAGATAGAAGCACAAAGTTCATTTTTAGAAACAATGCATTTAAAAAGAATCACACGCACTAAATTAGTGTTTTCAGTGACACTTACAGAACTCAGTCGTCGTGTCTTCATCATGCAGTATCTTACTATCAGCAAGTGTTACAACTGATAACTTCCTTCGTTGAGATGTCAAACTTGGATCCTCCGCAACATTTCTCCTCTTAGTAAAATTTCCATCTACCTGAATCAAGCATTGAGAATCAACGAATCATTCACTCGGAAGCCTTACCAAAGACATGAAGCAAAACTTTTCATTTTGAGCTTCACAATGCTAGTGTCACTTACACATGGTATATCATTGTTGTTGATAGTATCATAAAAGCGTGAGTGGGTTTCAATTTGGCTTTGATGATCTAATGCACTCCCAGCAGCAACGACGAGTGAAGGGCAAATTTCTAGATGCAAAATTACAACGAAAACTCAAAAATAGCTTCTTTTGGTTAATTACTGTTGGACTTTGGATAAGGATTTTTCGATTACCTCCAAGAACACTAGTGAAGTCTTCGTCTGAATCCGAGTCAAGGACACTGCAAGTATCAAACCATGCTTCCTCTTGGCTTAATCCtgcaaaacaaaaaatacacacttctaaaaccatttaaaatactaaacttTCCTTGGTATCTAATTCCTATAACCAAATTAAAGGGCTACTAAATTAGAAGTATCCATACCGGTTACATCAACTTGATGATAGTTTAGGGAATGATGAAATGCAGGACTTGACGCCCTGCTCTCGTAGTCTACTGTGACAAACTCACAAACATCAACATCTCTTGCATACTCTCCTGCATCAGTAAGTTGCTCTATTGGTGCAACAGAAACAGAAGATGGTGCCTTCCTTCGAAACCTACGAGTCTTGGGAATGTACTTTGCTTTTAACTTAATCTTCTTAGACGGACTCGACACACATCCACCCATATCTCAAGACTAACAAGTTCACAAACACCAGAAAACACTCCCTTCCTCCTTTTGCATATATCAACGTCCGAAAACTGCAAGATTATAGCATTCAAAAACATCAATAAAGACACTTTAGATAAGACCAAAACAAACATGATTTCTCTTGTATTTTCAGAAAAAGGTGCAAAGTACCAATCATTCTTTACCTCACATgccaaaaaagaacaaaaggcTTAAATGACCATAAGCTAATATAACATTTAGTGaatattgaaaatgaaataCACTAATAATATGTTGATTGTTTTGCAGAACTCTATCTGAAATTGAACTTTATGAAAGCAAAAAAGATAACCTTTTTTGCAATCAAAATATTGGTGTTTAATTTGTCATTATCTTTGGAGGATCAGATAAAGACTTTATTATATTTCAACAGGATGAATAAAATAGGAGATTTTGATAACcccaaatcaagaaaatgaagaaatatctCAAGATTGAAAGAGTAAACAAGAAGTCAGccaaacaacaataacaacatatccagtgtaatctcacaagtagGGTCTAGAGAGGGTAGGACTTCACGCAGGCCTTCTAAAAGGAAATAACAATAAACAAAGCAATCGAAGTAACAGATAGTCGTAAAACTTGAAGAATAAGATACAAAAAGTCAAGCAAAAGTCCTTTATAAAACACAAGGTTGCTACTATTAAATAGTTTGTTGTAATGGCTAAAAGGTCTCAATCAGATACCAGAATGATAGTATAAAATAACAACAATGACAAAAGAGATTTACCTAAAGCATTTAAGAGATTAACACAATACAATTTGTAAATTCatggacaaataaaaagtaTATCTTTAAATTCAGAAAAAATTAAGTGAAATATAAAACTTTCTTGAAAGGTCGTAGTTTGGAAATAAAGCAAATATCTTTTGGCATGCATTGAAGAAAACAAAGCTATAGGTCAACtagaataaaaaatagttgTCTTCATATAAGAAGAAATAAACAAGCTGGAAACTtgcataatcataaaaataaatcaatatcaATAAGCAAACGAAAagataaacaacaacaacatactcaataTAATCTATCCCGTGGGGTTTGAGAAGGGTAATATATACACGAAAAGACCTTACCCTTATGTTTAAGTTGTTTCTAAAAGCAAAATtgaaaagaacaacaaaaaatgaaactaaagaTGGAAAGTcttagaattatatatatattttggtttCTCACGACTCATCGGGATTTACACGGCGTAAGAcacatttaaaagaaaaacgcttttttaaacaaaaaaaaatcaaactcaaaGATTAAACTCGAGACTTTTGACTTACAGATTAAGTATGGAGATTCTATCAATCTCACCACGACTGTTATTAGCGTATGATTAATTATATTTACTTGTAAAGAGAAGTctacaaaaataacataattaaaaatcagTGTGattaaagaaaatcaattataagattctaagaagaaaatgatgaagagaGAAAGGAAGGGACTTACTTAAATCTTCCAATGTTCACTTGCTAATTCcaaattaaagttttgtttATGTTCTAATTTGTACAATTCATATATAGTTAGCtactaccccccccccccacctcCACCCCTAAAGTAGGGTAAAAGGGTCCCACACAATACACAAAATTGGATTACAACTATTGAAactctaattattttattgattgtcTCCTTTAAAAAAggatattgaattttttatgttCTCATATAATTTCACAATATGCATTCTAACTCATGACTATCTGTATATATGGCATGTCAAAGCTATACCACATAATCATTATGTATTTTATACCATAATATTTGTTTGGATacgatttttttaatatattttattaaaattataaccaaaattttgtaattttaaacgTACCAAGCTATTCAAATTAAAGCATATGTCATTattatagataaaataaaataattaaataattctcAAACATGAAAAGGtcttaatctttttattttttggctaATCAGAAAAGAGAGTATtttaaatgagtcaaaatttccttttccattttctttaGCATTTTCACACTTCTATAAGCTCATTGAAAGTATAATAATAGCAAATATAGCTAACAAACTAAGGAATTTAACCGAATTAATTACTTTTTACATGAAACATAACATGAATATACAAGTagaaattctaaaaaaatctcATCATACTAGCTAAAAGCATAATGAATATAATGTGTGGTAGATTTATAAAGATTTAATTTGTTAACGTCAAGTTAAAATTCTAACTTCCTTTCACATGCGTATGAGATATTAAAGAAAAACGAGATGGGGTGGACGTACGATAGGGGAAACTCAAATTCAACTACTCTCTGTCTTATATTAGTTCAGGTTTCACTTCTTAAGAGTCGATTTGACTTATCTTTGAAGctaaattgaattagattaattgaatattttaaaattataataaaatactaaaaaattacgcaaaaaaattacaagttacaaTTCTCtcattaatatgatgaaaaatatctAAATGTTAGCTAAAGTTAATTTGtctcttgaaaaataaaacatgacaaATTTTACGAGACATATGGAGTATCATACAAAAAACCAAAAGTCATAGCTTGAGAATTTGACTAAccctaaatattttatttcattgatGATTGTGACTTTTTGATAAATGTAAACAAACACATCACATGCAtccttttatgaaaattaagcATTGTTCTTTTAAGTTGTCAAAATATTCAACCAACTCTTTTggggaaaaataaaagtttctAAAATCAAGATTCCAATACAAATTCATTTGAACTAATTAAGCCCAAACCAAGACTATAAGGTAGTAAAAAATACACAACACAAACTTTTGTCAAAGTCAATTAATAGAAAGTCAACTAATAACTGACTATCCAAACTATCTTGTTTTTTTAATCACAATGTTTAATCAtttcttatcatttttaatCAAGATTTGGTCTAAAATCATGTTGTTTTTTTGGAATCAAAGAATCAACCTTAGCTTCCTTCCTCAATTAATGTTTCTTAATaggtttttatatttttaatagagGTTGAATGAACTAATGCAACATTGtgagttgtaacttgtaagACAATTAATATGTATTATGTTGGAATAAAAATTGTGCTTACCATGATAATATACAAGTGGTATATacgtatatatatttaaaagttaattaataGTATGTTTGCCAAACTTCTAAAATTAgtctattttgaaaaatgttttctacttcaaaaaatgcttttaaaaaaatacttttgatgacaaacatattttaatatttataagtaATATAAATGTATACTTCTCATTTTATTGCTTATTAGATGATTTATAAtcatacaaattatatttaacatatcaagaaaaaacatGGATGCAAAACTTCACTAAACCACTATTATTAGATTCTTTTTGCAAAGATTtcattaaataacttcttttttttagaaaaaattattccgatcttttttttttatctaactTATTTTTATGTGTCACATAATGTGGCACGACATGCACGGTGCAAAGTGCAAACCCCACAAACcaataaaattattctttatttgGTAAAGATaccattgaaatttttttagaaaattgcAAGAATTTGGAATTGGTTCTAACTTTTTTTGATTAAAATGCAATAAACTTTGTTTAAGTAGGTGGGATTTAGGCAAAAACACCAACTTTTGTAACAAATGATTAGAAGGACTATAGGCTTTGAGACAAAACAATAATatcttttatgattttagtgGTAGAGCCCCTGTCTTAGTTGCTATGCGACAAACCGGTCCCAACTTTAgtcaaattgttttttttcctaCCAAATTAGGaagaaattatttgttttatttcaaGAAATTGCCTTCCACCTCCTTGAGTATTTTGAAGAATTAGGTGAAGGGTATTCAAATTTCATCAAATTCATCCCATGCATTCAAACAAGTCATTAAACAACAACATAAAATAATGTTGATTCTAATGATCGATATATAGtaagtcatttttatttattaaagaatGGAAAAAAGGAAGAGGGATTCTCTTAAGCagataataatagtaataataataataataataataataataataataataataatatttggaattagacaacaaaaaataatgcacaatttgGTGAAGGCATTATGCTATTGAAGAGACAAAATTTAGGGCCCAAA
The DNA window shown above is from Solanum stenotomum isolate F172 chromosome 6, ASM1918654v1, whole genome shotgun sequence and carries:
- the LOC125867556 gene encoding probable WRKY transcription factor 4 — protein: MAENEGSSSSSTSRGQLLRPTITLPPRSSIESLFSGGSSGISPGPMTLVSSFFSDNDPDSECRSFSQLLAGAMTPPAGFTGGRPGFPPLPPPSTAAITQSPTTFTVPPGLNPTSLFDGFFSPGQGPFGMSHQQVLAQLTSQASQAQSQMHIQPNYPSSATAAAPSMSQFQSLPTNAAANRQIPPTLDPNIVKESSDVSLSDQRSEPASFAVDKPADDGYNWRKYGQKQVKGSEYPRSYYKCTNPNCPVKKKVERSLDGQVTEIIYKGQHNHQPPQASKRSKESGNPNGNYNLQGPYELSSEGLTGNFNKPKEGEPSYSLRMKDQESSQANDQTSGSSDSEEVGNAETRVDGRDIDERESKRRAVEVQSTEAACSHRTVAEPRIIVQTTSEVDLLDDGYRWRKYGQKVVKGNPYPRSYYKCTSQGCNVRKHVERAASDPKAVITTYEGKHNHDVPAARNSSHNTANNSMSQLRPHNPVVDKPAAMRRADFQRNEQQPIALLRFKEEQST
- the LOC125867486 gene encoding uncharacterized protein LOC125867486 isoform X1, which encodes MGGCVSSPSKKIKLKAKYIPKTRRFRRKAPSSVSVAPIEQLTDAGEYARDVDVCEFVTVDYESRASSPAFHHSLNYHQVDVTGLSQEEAWFDTCSVLDSDSDEDFTSVLGEICPSLVVAAGSALDHQSQIETHSRFYDTINNNDIPCVDGNFTKRRNVAEDPSLTSQRRKLSVVTLADSKILHDEDTTTEFCPSRRLLYHPKAGCLIPHSSDVKLTQGCWSPVSPSIFKLRGMNYFRHVTMVMLYIRLIYIVYNKICKCFLFCSAFKLIRLFIFLKCRDKRKFPAANCCPYVPIGVDLFVSPRKISHIARYLELPFVEPHENVPSLLVVNIQLPSYPTSMFLGENDGEGMSLVLYFKVSENFEREVSPQFQDSIKRFVKDEMEIVKGFAKESTVPFRERLKVMVGLANPEDLHLNPAEKKLLHAYNEKPVLSRPQHAFYEGDSYFEIDLDVHRFSYISRKGFDAFRERLKHGILDLGLTIQAQKQEELPERVLCCVQLNKIDFVNCGQIPQLIIPIENN
- the LOC125867486 gene encoding uncharacterized protein LOC125867486 isoform X2, whose product is MGGCVSSPSKKIKLKAKYIPKTRRFRRKAPSSVSVAPIEQLTDAGEYARDVDVCEFVTVDYESRASSPAFHHSLNYHQVDVTGLSQEEAWFDTCSVLDSDSDEDFTSVLGEICPSLVVAAGSALDHQSQIETHSRFYDTINNNDIPCVDGNFTKRRNVAEDPSLTSQRRKLSVVTLADSPSRRLLYHPKAGCLIPHSSDVKLTQGCWSPVSPSIFKLRGMNYFRHVTMVMLYIRLIYIVYNKICKCFLFCSAFKLIRLFIFLKCRDKRKFPAANCCPYVPIGVDLFVSPRKISHIARYLELPFVEPHENVPSLLVVNIQLPSYPTSMFLGENDGEGMSLVLYFKVSENFEREVSPQFQDSIKRFVKDEMEIVKGFAKESTVPFRERLKVMVGLANPEDLHLNPAEKKLLHAYNEKPVLSRPQHAFYEGDSYFEIDLDVHRFSYISRKGFDAFRERLKHGILDLGLTIQAQKQEELPERVLCCVQLNKIDFVNCGQIPQLIIPIENN